A single region of the Desulfomonile tiedjei genome encodes:
- a CDS encoding DUF4350 domain-containing protein: MSSLRQNLMIFLGFLATAVISAALLGSSSDLERLPIPSSYSAAPEGCKALYMLLEEFKLPVSRFRKSFQNLGSQQSVLIVVDAGRIPFTERELAKLEDWIKSGNKFVFFQGGFSKAAKKESARSGGDSSSTRTGPARRLALKFGLRLKTFPGGSRGNVDVSSRHLEGITELSVSNLNRWTSAPQGWSALAGDEAGPVVLAKEMGKGEMIAVSDSTMIQNRFIGQAQNVRLVPALLLGDGRPEHIFFDEYHHGHQVSESLWSYVGSSVFAWIMLQSVLFVGLFFYSRRAGQTGRYRPLDRSVGRSSLEHVDSMANVFASCKAGSVALEAMLQRFLSRLSKRTGVPVNAIEKGGIHNRLPGDSEADEISDLVRDCRNALQTNEDTERVVQLAGRLAKAQLKLGDGLPGEGIRKGWAFKR; this comes from the coding sequence ATGTCTTCTCTGCGCCAAAATTTGATGATTTTCTTGGGCTTTTTGGCAACAGCCGTAATTTCCGCAGCTCTCCTGGGGTCCTCCAGTGACCTGGAGCGGCTTCCTATTCCTTCTTCTTATTCCGCAGCTCCCGAAGGCTGCAAAGCATTGTATATGCTTTTGGAGGAATTCAAGCTTCCTGTCAGCCGGTTTCGCAAGTCGTTCCAGAATCTGGGCTCGCAGCAAAGCGTTCTCATAGTAGTCGATGCAGGGAGAATACCTTTCACTGAACGTGAACTGGCCAAGCTCGAGGATTGGATCAAAAGCGGCAACAAGTTTGTATTCTTTCAAGGAGGATTTTCCAAGGCGGCCAAGAAGGAATCGGCCAGATCAGGAGGGGATTCCTCTTCGACTCGGACTGGACCCGCGCGGCGACTGGCGCTGAAGTTTGGCCTGCGACTGAAAACTTTTCCCGGCGGTTCCCGCGGCAACGTGGATGTTTCTTCCCGGCACCTGGAGGGCATAACCGAGCTTAGCGTATCGAACCTCAATAGATGGACATCTGCTCCCCAAGGCTGGAGCGCCCTGGCTGGTGATGAGGCAGGCCCGGTCGTGCTTGCCAAAGAGATGGGAAAAGGGGAGATGATAGCCGTATCCGACTCTACCATGATTCAAAACCGGTTCATTGGACAAGCGCAGAACGTGAGGCTGGTACCCGCGTTACTGCTTGGCGACGGTCGGCCGGAGCACATATTTTTTGACGAGTATCATCACGGGCATCAAGTCTCGGAAAGCCTGTGGAGCTACGTTGGATCCTCGGTATTCGCGTGGATAATGCTTCAGAGCGTTTTGTTTGTCGGGCTTTTCTTCTATTCCAGAAGGGCCGGCCAAACCGGCAGGTACCGCCCGCTTGACCGTTCCGTGGGAAGGTCTTCCTTGGAACACGTTGATTCGATGGCCAACGTCTTTGCTTCGTGCAAAGCCGGATCTGTGGCGTTGGAAGCGATGCTGCAACGATTCTTGTCAAGACTATCAAAAAGAACAGGTGTGCCGGTGAACGCCATCGAAAAAGGTGGTATTCATAACCGGCTGCCGGGCGACTCCGAGGCCGACGAAATCTCCGATCTTGTGCGAGACTGCCGCAATGCTCTCCAGACCAACGAAGATACGGAGCGGGTGGTGCAACTGGCTGGCAGGCTTGCCAAAGCGCAGCTGAAGTTGGGAGATGGTCTGCCTGGCGAGGGAATCAGGAAGGGGTGGGCCTTTAAACGTTGA
- a CDS encoding response regulator → MMAASAEIMIVEDEVVVAMELEEALKAMGYRVNAIVSSGEEAISRVDKVPPDLILMDIKLHGDLDGIETAGRIRERHDIPVVYLTAYADEHRLNRAKMTEPYGYLIKPTSERELRTTIEVCLYRHQQEKKIKDSAVWLSATLNILGEAVIVSDSDGIIKHMNYSAETLTGWSQESAFGKHFTEVYVLRDQKTGEILENPVPMPLKAGTVQGSARHILVSKNQTEINIEHNVVPVHDSKGNLTGVVLAFQDFSQHGGETQASFGHAANLYVSAALYCSEGQYSKAEPLYRRALMLFERNLGSDHPKVANVLTDLADVYTKMGKPEEAKKLADRATEIRRSRKQLQT, encoded by the coding sequence ATGATGGCAGCAAGTGCGGAAATAATGATCGTCGAGGATGAGGTGGTCGTGGCCATGGAGCTGGAAGAAGCTCTCAAAGCCATGGGCTATCGAGTAAACGCTATTGTTTCGTCGGGAGAAGAGGCCATATCGAGGGTGGACAAAGTGCCACCGGACCTCATTCTGATGGATATTAAGCTGCACGGCGATCTCGACGGCATCGAGACCGCGGGGCGAATCCGGGAGCGGCACGATATCCCGGTAGTTTATCTTACAGCCTATGCCGATGAACATAGGCTGAACCGAGCTAAGATGACGGAGCCGTACGGTTATCTTATAAAACCCACTTCCGAACGCGAATTGCGGACCACCATCGAAGTCTGCCTTTACAGACACCAACAAGAAAAGAAGATCAAGGATAGCGCCGTCTGGTTGTCCGCAACTTTGAACATATTGGGAGAAGCGGTTATAGTTAGCGATTCGGACGGCATCATAAAACACATGAATTATTCCGCCGAGACTCTGACCGGCTGGAGCCAAGAAAGCGCTTTTGGGAAACATTTCACCGAAGTATATGTTTTGAGGGACCAAAAGACCGGCGAGATATTGGAGAACCCTGTTCCGATGCCCTTAAAAGCCGGAACGGTACAGGGCAGCGCGAGACATATATTGGTTTCCAAAAACCAAACTGAGATAAATATCGAACATAATGTGGTGCCGGTTCACGATTCCAAAGGAAACCTCACAGGCGTTGTGTTGGCTTTTCAGGATTTTTCCCAGCATGGTGGGGAAACACAGGCCTCATTTGGCCACGCGGCAAATCTATACGTGTCCGCGGCCCTGTACTGCTCGGAAGGACAATATTCGAAAGCGGAGCCCCTGTACCGCAGGGCTCTAATGCTTTTTGAACGAAACCTGGGAAGCGACCATCCCAAGGTCGCCAACGTGCTGACCGACTTGGCCGACGTTTACACAAAGATGGGAAAGCCCGAAGAGGCAAAGAAGCTGGCTGACAGGGCGACTGAAATCAGGCGGAGCCGAAAACAGTTGCAGACTTGA
- a CDS encoding PAS domain-containing protein — MREKTLPTFESFDVSDDLRDEPETGRIGTETIDLSTLFTENLTQSGSFNVGGARASSFRNLLHALPIPALLVDQSFSIVFANHFCGKISSNYADVLGRPFSSLFANAGVAERAQGLVERVFTTRKALVAEAILEIGKRRVWGRIHLRTLRLGVQRAILVIVEDITAEKRELVLKNKQEKALSDSRDELEKRVAQRTLELKTINERLQNEIGERETTNKLLQLEVAQRMKVEDQLRASLKEKEVLLGEIHHRVKNNLQVIISLLALQSRAVKDEKVAGALQDSQSRVRSMSLIHEQLYRSGTLSRIDYRAYLRTLTEELLRSYSSDTDSISLEMDVDEIYLGIRTAVPCSLIVSELISNCLKHAFGSEGPKHIKVSLRSLANGKYRLIVGDNGQGFPPGFDYRNSESLGLRLVSNLTELQLHGTMELRTEPGTEFRIEFEALEGGLDT; from the coding sequence ATGCGTGAAAAAACACTACCTACTTTCGAGTCCTTTGACGTGTCCGATGACCTGCGGGACGAGCCTGAGACAGGGCGCATCGGAACGGAAACGATAGATCTCAGCACGCTCTTTACAGAGAACCTGACCCAGTCAGGAAGCTTTAACGTGGGCGGGGCCAGAGCTTCCTCATTCCGAAATCTCCTGCATGCCTTGCCGATACCTGCATTGCTTGTGGACCAGTCATTCTCCATTGTCTTTGCCAACCACTTTTGCGGCAAAATCAGCAGCAACTACGCAGATGTTCTGGGGAGGCCTTTTTCAAGTCTTTTTGCTAACGCGGGAGTGGCCGAAAGGGCACAAGGCTTGGTGGAAAGGGTCTTTACGACAAGGAAGGCCTTGGTGGCTGAGGCCATCCTGGAGATAGGCAAAAGGAGAGTTTGGGGAAGAATTCACCTCCGCACGCTCAGATTGGGGGTACAAAGGGCCATTCTGGTGATTGTGGAAGACATCACAGCCGAGAAGAGAGAACTGGTCCTGAAAAATAAGCAAGAGAAAGCACTGAGCGATTCCAGAGACGAACTCGAGAAGCGCGTGGCGCAGCGCACCCTGGAGTTGAAAACCATCAACGAGCGCCTCCAGAATGAAATAGGAGAACGAGAAACCACCAACAAGCTGCTCCAGCTTGAAGTTGCTCAGCGAATGAAGGTGGAAGATCAACTTCGGGCTTCGCTAAAAGAAAAGGAAGTCCTCCTTGGCGAGATTCATCACCGTGTAAAAAACAATCTGCAAGTCATAATCAGTCTTCTGGCGCTCCAGAGTAGGGCGGTCAAGGATGAAAAGGTCGCCGGTGCGCTGCAGGACAGCCAAAGCCGCGTCAGGTCCATGTCCCTGATTCATGAGCAGCTCTATCGTTCGGGGACGCTTTCGAGAATCGACTACCGTGCCTATCTGCGAACTCTCACGGAAGAACTGCTTCGTTCGTATTCTTCCGACACCGACAGCATATCACTTGAAATGGACGTGGATGAGATCTATCTTGGAATCAGGACTGCTGTTCCGTGCAGCCTGATAGTGAGTGAGTTGATATCCAACTGCCTGAAGCATGCCTTTGGCAGCGAAGGGCCAAAGCACATCAAAGTCTCACTTCGTAGCCTGGCAAACGGCAAGTACAGGCTTATAGTAGGAGACAACGGTCAGGGATTCCCACCGGGTTTCGATTATCGCAATTCGGAATCTCTGGGTTTGAGGTTGGTTAGCAATCTTACTGAGCTGCAGCTTCATGGCACAATGGAACTCCGGACAGAACCGGGAACGGAGTTCAGAATAGAGTTTGAAGCACTGGAGGGCGGCTTGGATACATGA